A genomic window from Methanobacterium sp. BRmetb2 includes:
- a CDS encoding ferric uptake regulation protein, whose amino-acid sequence MEEKFREKSIKITPQRQELIKKLKELENTHPSFNNIYKAMKNTQPNISRSTVHKNLKLLEKIGFIQSFHYNGETRYEMNPEPHINLADPSGNIIDIKNKEVQKYLKEIERVLKEDQGIEIKRVLVIVE is encoded by the coding sequence ATGGAAGAAAAATTCAGAGAAAAGAGCATTAAGATCACTCCTCAAAGGCAGGAACTGATTAAAAAACTTAAAGAATTGGAAAATACTCATCCCTCATTTAATAATATATATAAAGCCATGAAAAATACACAACCTAATATAAGTCGCTCTACAGTCCATAAAAATCTGAAACTACTCGAAAAAATAGGTTTCATACAAAGCTTCCATTACAATGGGGAAACCCGCTATGAAATGAATCCTGAGCCCCATATAAATCTGGCAGATCCCAGTGGAAATATAATAGATATTAAAAATAAAGAAGTCCAGAAATATTTAAAAGAAATAGAAAGGGTTTTAAAAGAGGATCAGGGTATTGAAATTAAAAGAGTACTGGTCATTGTAGAATAA